One segment of Triticum aestivum cultivar Chinese Spring chromosome 2A, IWGSC CS RefSeq v2.1, whole genome shotgun sequence DNA contains the following:
- the LOC123189533 gene encoding probable aldo-keto reductase 3 isoform X2 has product MAAAPVVVPRMKLGSQGLEVSAQGLGCMGMSAAYGERKPDQDMIALLRNAVAAGVTFLDTSDIYGPHTNELLLGKALQGGAREKVQLAMKFGITPAREVRGDPAYVRAACEGSLARLGFECIDLYYQHRIDKNVPVEITMGEIKKLVQEGKVKYVGLSEASASTIRRAHAVHPITAVQLEWSLWSRDVEEDIIPTCREVGIGIVAYSPLGRGFLSTGPKLLDTLPENDFRKNLPRFQPENMEKNAAIFERVSKMAARKGCTSSQLALAWVHHQGSDVCPIPGTTKVENLKQNVRALSVELMAEEMVELESYAAMDAVQGDRYHITFLNTWKDSGTPPLSSWKAT; this is encoded by the exons ATGGCTGCTGCTCCGGTGGTTGTGCCGCGCATGAAGCTGGGCTCGCAGGGGCTGGAGGTCTCGGCGCAGGGCCTCGGCTGCATGGGCATGTCCGCGGCCTACGGCGAGCGCAAGCCCGACCAGGACATGATCGCGCTCCTCCgcaacgccgtcgccgccggcgTCACCTTCCTGGACACCTCCGACATCTACGGCCCCCACACCAACGAGCTCTTGCTCGGGAAG GCGCTGCAGGGAGGGGCGAGGGAGAAGGTCCAGTTGGCCATGAAATTCGGCATCACGCCGGCCCGGGAGGTCCGCGGCGACCCGGCGTACGTGCGGGCGGCGTGCGAGGGcagcctcgctcggctcggcttcgaaTGCATCGACCTCTACTACCAGCACCGCATTGACAAGAATGTTCCCGTCGAGATCACG ATGGGTGAGATCAAGAAACTAGTCCAAGAAGGAAAGGTGAAATACGTCGGGTTGTCGGAAGCCTCGGCGTCGACAATCAGAAGGGCACATGCAGTTCATCCGATCACTGCCGTTCAGCTGGAGTGGTCTTTGTGGTCAAGAGATGTTGAAGAAGATATAATACCAACTTGCAG AGAAGTTGGCATTGGAATTGTTGCGTACAGTCCACTAGGCAGAGGTTTTCTATCCACTGGACCAAAACTGTTGGACACATTACCAGAGAACGATTTCCGCAAG AATCTCCCAAGATTTCAACCCGAGAACATGGAGAAGAACGCGGCGATATTCGAGCGCGTGAGCAAGATGGCTGCGAGGAAGGGTTGCACGTCGTCCCAGCTCGCGTTGGCTTGGGTTCACCATCAGGGAAGCGATGTGTGTCCTATACCTGGCACAACGAAAGTTGAGAATCTCAAGCAGAACGTGAGAGCGCTTTCTGTGGAGCTCATGGCTGAGGAGATGGTTGAGCTCGAGTCCTATGCCGCCATGGATGCGGTCCAAGGTGATCGCTACCACATCACGTTCCTCAACACCTGGAAGGACTCCGGGACTCCTCCCCTGTCATCCTGGAAAGCCACTTAA
- the LOC123189533 gene encoding probable aldo-keto reductase 3 isoform X1, whose translation MAAAPVVVPRMKLGSQGLEVSAQGLGCMGMSAAYGERKPDQDMIALLRNAVAAGVTFLDTSDIYGPHTNELLLGKALQGGAREKVQLAMKFGITPAREVRGDPAYVRAACEGSLARLGFECIDLYYQHRIDKNVPVEITVSPYYVVALVQMGEIKKLVQEGKVKYVGLSEASASTIRRAHAVHPITAVQLEWSLWSRDVEEDIIPTCREVGIGIVAYSPLGRGFLSTGPKLLDTLPENDFRKNLPRFQPENMEKNAAIFERVSKMAARKGCTSSQLALAWVHHQGSDVCPIPGTTKVENLKQNVRALSVELMAEEMVELESYAAMDAVQGDRYHITFLNTWKDSGTPPLSSWKAT comes from the exons ATGGCTGCTGCTCCGGTGGTTGTGCCGCGCATGAAGCTGGGCTCGCAGGGGCTGGAGGTCTCGGCGCAGGGCCTCGGCTGCATGGGCATGTCCGCGGCCTACGGCGAGCGCAAGCCCGACCAGGACATGATCGCGCTCCTCCgcaacgccgtcgccgccggcgTCACCTTCCTGGACACCTCCGACATCTACGGCCCCCACACCAACGAGCTCTTGCTCGGGAAG GCGCTGCAGGGAGGGGCGAGGGAGAAGGTCCAGTTGGCCATGAAATTCGGCATCACGCCGGCCCGGGAGGTCCGCGGCGACCCGGCGTACGTGCGGGCGGCGTGCGAGGGcagcctcgctcggctcggcttcgaaTGCATCGACCTCTACTACCAGCACCGCATTGACAAGAATGTTCCCGTCGAGATCACGGTCAGTCCCTACTACGTAGTAGCACTTGTTCAG ATGGGTGAGATCAAGAAACTAGTCCAAGAAGGAAAGGTGAAATACGTCGGGTTGTCGGAAGCCTCGGCGTCGACAATCAGAAGGGCACATGCAGTTCATCCGATCACTGCCGTTCAGCTGGAGTGGTCTTTGTGGTCAAGAGATGTTGAAGAAGATATAATACCAACTTGCAG AGAAGTTGGCATTGGAATTGTTGCGTACAGTCCACTAGGCAGAGGTTTTCTATCCACTGGACCAAAACTGTTGGACACATTACCAGAGAACGATTTCCGCAAG AATCTCCCAAGATTTCAACCCGAGAACATGGAGAAGAACGCGGCGATATTCGAGCGCGTGAGCAAGATGGCTGCGAGGAAGGGTTGCACGTCGTCCCAGCTCGCGTTGGCTTGGGTTCACCATCAGGGAAGCGATGTGTGTCCTATACCTGGCACAACGAAAGTTGAGAATCTCAAGCAGAACGTGAGAGCGCTTTCTGTGGAGCTCATGGCTGAGGAGATGGTTGAGCTCGAGTCCTATGCCGCCATGGATGCGGTCCAAGGTGATCGCTACCACATCACGTTCCTCAACACCTGGAAGGACTCCGGGACTCCTCCCCTGTCATCCTGGAAAGCCACTTAA
- the LOC123189532 gene encoding uncharacterized protein: MATARVLLPRLIWTRRVPGISTVTVSETAGGKQHAMASPACRPRCCRRLRALAVPAFPAASSASPASHLVAGSSRRDRRRPLLVNELDAVLCFARTIPLLPASLHRAVPPSEFLVAGNRFPDPRTAQICRARWSPASASRLCPFSASP, from the exons ATGGCTACAGCCCGAGTCCTCCTGCCTCGCTTGATCtggaccaggagggtcccgggcATCTCCACCGTCACCGTCTCA GAAACTGCAGGAGGCAAGCAGCACGCCATGGCCTCCCCTGCTTGCCGACCACGTTGTTGTCGTCGTCTTCGCGCCCTTGCAGTCCCGGCCTTCCCCGCCGCCTCGTCTGCCTCCCCTGCATCACACCTCGTCGCCGGGAGCTCGCGCCGAGACCGCCGTCGTCCTCTGCTCGTGAACGAGCTCGACGCCGTCCTCTGCTTCGCCCGCACGATCCCGCTGCTGCCTGCTTCGCTCCATCGAGCAGTGCCACCATCGGAGTTCCTCGTCGCCGGGAACCGCTTCCCCGACCCTCGGACTGCCCAGATCTGCCGCGCCCGCTGGTCCCCTGCCTCTGCATCGCGCCTCTGCCCATTTTCTGCATCGCCATGA